CGATGTCATGGAGGTGTTTGTTGAGCTTCTGCTGGCGGTTCGCGAGTTCGCCACGGCCGACGTACTCCGCGCGGAAGTGGGCGGTGAGCGAGTCGACACAGAGCAGGCGGACGGGGTACTCCGAGTCTTCGTGCTCGCTCGCGAGCTCTTTCGCCTTTTCGGCGAGCAGCATCTGGTGGTTGGAGTTGAACGCCTTTGCAACGTGGATCTTCTCGAGCATCGAGTCGACGAGTTCGTCGAGTGTCTCCTCGTCGTCCGGGGAGCCCTCGATCTCGCGGTCTTCGAGAGCGGCCTCGATCGCTTCCTCGGGAAGCCCGCGGACCATGTCGTCGATCCGCTCGGGCCGGAACGTGTCCTCTGAGTCGACGAAGATGACGCGACCGTGGAGGCCGCCGGCCTCCTTGGGGAGCTGGACGTTGACGGCCATCTGGTGGGTGACCTGGGACTTGCCGGCACCGAACTCGCCGTAGACTTCGGTGATCGACTGGGTCTCGACGCCCCCACCGAGGAGGTCGTCGACCTCGTCGATGTGCCAGGAGAGCTTGCCGATCTCGTTGCGTCGCTCGAGTACCGTCGTGCCGGTCTCGAAGCCACCGATGTCGGCCGCGTCACGGGCCGCACGGACGATGTCACCCGCCGTGGAGTCACCGATGTCGGCCGTGTTCGACAGTTCGGCGGGAGCCGCGACGGCCAGACTCTCGAAGGAGTCGTAGCCAGCGTCTTTGAGTTTGTCTGCGGTCGCCGGTCCAACGCCGGGGAGGGTTTCGAGGTCTACGTCTGCCATGCTCTGGCCTTGCGCCGGATCCCTCATAAACCCTCGTTAACAGGAGAGTGAAAGTGAAAGTGGTGGACGGCGACCGGGTGAGTCGAGCGCCGAGCCACGGGTTTATGCGAGAAGACGAGTTTCGGGTCCGCGGTCACTCCCACGGGCGGCGGCCGCTCTGGCTCGGCCACAGCGGATACCAGTACTCCTTTTCGCGTTCGAGCTCGAGTTCGCCGTCCAGCGCCGCCTCGAGGGTGAACTCGGTGCTCGAGTCGCGTTCGCGGCCGGAGCGGGGGGCGAAGGGGTAGTAGGCGCCCCGGCGAAAGGAGTAGATCCAGTAGGCCGGACCCTCGTGGTCTTCGTAGCCGAAGACGGCTGCGAGCAGGCGCGAGCCGTAGCCGTGTTCGATGAACGTGTCGGCGGCGAAGTGCAGGCTCGTGATCAGGTCCTCGGGATCGGAGTCAGACAGGATCACCCAGTGGTAGCCGTGATCGTCCTCGGTGACCGAGAAGTCGGTGCCGGTCTCCTCGCGGCCGGCCTCGAGGATGGCCTCGACCTCGTCGACGGCGTCGCGAAAGCGACGGGAGTCGACGCCGGCAAAACAGAGCGCGCCCTCGTTCATCGACTCGTAGCCGAGGTCGGCCTCCATCGTGAGGTAGGCGGTGCTCATCCCGAAGAGGTCGTCGGGGTGGGCGTCGCGTTTCGCGTCGGCCTCGGCGCGGAGGCCGAGGACGGCGCGGAGTCCGTCGAGTAGTCCCATGCGTCGAAAAGCGGTGGCAGTCCTCTTTAACGTCCCCGTCCGCCGGTGAGGTGGCTACGGCGCCAGCGCCTCGAGGGTCCGTTCGCGCTCTGCCTCGCTCATCCCGCCACAGAAGCCGATCTGGACGGCGTCGACGCCGTCGATCGATTCGAACCGTTCGACCTGTGTGCGAACCTCCTCGGGCGTCCCGGCGGCGACGACCGCCTCGAGTAAGTCGTCGGTGACCGCCTCGACGGCGGCCTCCCGACCCGACTCGTGCCACCGATTTTTGACCGTCTCGGTGAGATCAGCCCAGCCGGCGTCGGCGATTGCTCCCCGGTAGTAGGGGCCGTAGATCGCGATCATGAACGCCAGCTGGGAGCGGGCGTACTCGCGGGCGCGCTCGCCGTCCTCGAGGGCACAGCAGCGCAACAGCGGCGCGACGCGGAGTTCGTCGGGGTCCTGGCCGCCGAGTTCGGCCCCGCGCTCGAGGTCCTCGAGGCGCGCCTCGAGTTGCTCGTACGGCAACAGCTGGGGCACCCAGCCGTCGGCGAAGCGGCCGGCGAGTTCCGTCGCCTTCGGGCCGAGGGCAGCGACGTCGACCGGAGCCGGCTGCGCTGGGGGTTCACACTCGAGTGTCAATCCACTGGGGGAGAACATCTCGCCGTCGTAGTCGAGTCGCTCGCCGGCCTGGACCTGGCGGACGATCTCGACGGCCTCGCGCACGCGCCGGAGCGGGCGGTCGAAGTCGACGCCGTGCCACCGTTCGGTCAGCGCGGGCGAGGAGGCCCCCAGCCGGAGACGGAAGCGCCCGCCGCTTATCTCCTGGAGCGTGACGGCGGTCTGGCCGAGAAGGGCAGGCGAGCGGGCGAAGGGCGAGAGGACGTCGTCGGCGATGCCGATCTCGTCGGTGCGCTCGGCGATCACGCTCAACACGAGCGGGACGTTCCGGCCCGCCGTCTCGCCGATCGAGACGTATCCGTACTCGAGGTCCTCCGCCCGCCGGGCGAGTGAGACGGCCTCGTCGATGCTGTCGTACTCGTTGAGCGGCAGGACGACGTCGCGGCTATGTGCTGGCATGTGCACCGATGGCGCGCTCGAGGTAGTAAAGACCGGGGTCACGCGACGGACTGGGGTCACGCGATGGGTATCGATCGCTCGAGCAGCGGCGGCGGGGGGTTAGGAGAGTCCGAGCGCGAGTCGCGCCGCCAGCGTCCCGATCCACGCGAGCGCGACACCGACGAGCAGGTACGTCGTCGGACCGTACTCGGTGACGATCGGCTCGGTCTCGTACCGAACGGCCGCGTAGAGGCTGGCGACGACGAGCGCCACGCCGCCGAACAGCCGCCACCCGTGCTCGAGATCGAGTTGGAACGATCCGACGGCAGTCTGAGAGACGAAGAGGACGCCGACGCCAGCACAACACAGCGACACCAGCCGGGAGGGATGCATGTGACGTGATAACGGGCGGGTCACAATCAAATATAGCTGTCGCCATCTATGTGAGCCCTCGAGCGCGGCCGCTCTCGGCAGCGACCGAAGACAGGCACGAATCGGTCGACAGACGGTCGGAATCGCAACCGTGCGTCGACGGGGCGACACGAATCGCAAGCGGGAACGCCGTAAGACAGACCGCGGACGAAAACCCACACCCCGCGAGAGATCGACATTATTTTGTGAGACAAATGAGTGGAATTTGTCTGACGGGGTTTTATAGTATCCACTGTGGTAGCAGTGTATCCCTGTCAGCACACCAGAGACTCACACGCGACAGGGTGTTCCGCATGAACGCAACCAGTAACAACTCTCACACGTGCCCAGAGCCGCCCGCCAGTACGACTCACTTCCACCACGACTGGGACGGCGACCGATCGCTGGCCGCCGCCATCGTCTCCGCCGTCGCCGACTGCTCCCGGAAGCCCCCCACGGAGCTCGAGGTGCTCTACGAGGTCGTCGACCCGGACGCGCTGGACGAACTGTTCGAACCCCGCAGCGACGACGCCCGGCGGAACGGAGGCCACCTGTGGTTCCAGCTCGACGAGTGCGCCGTGACCGTCTCTGGTGACGGATTCGTCACCGTCCGCCGACTCGAGTGATCGGCCTGGCTCCTCACTCGAGCGATGGGACTCGAGCAATGGTGGTTAGATGGTGGTCATCTCTCGCTCGAGGCTCCGGAGCTGCTCGATCCGCTTTTCGGTGGGTGGGTGGGTGCTGAACAGCTTTCCGACGACGCCCGACTTTAGCGGGATGATGAAGAAGGCGTTCATCTCGGCCTCCTCGCGCAGGTCCCTGTCGGGGACCTTGTCGACCTCACCCGAGATTTTCATGAGCGCCGAGGCGAGCGCCGACGGGTTACCGGTGATCGCGGCAGCCCCGCGGTCGGCGGCGTACTCGCGGTAGCGCGACAGCGCCCGGATGAGGAGGTAGCTGATGATCCAGACGAGCAGCGAGACGAGGATCGCGACGGCGATGCCGCCGCCGCCGCGACCGCCCCGACCGCGACCACCGCCGAAGATCGCGCCCCAGCGAACCATCATGAACGCGATCGTCGAGAGGAACGATGCGATCGTCATCACCATCATGTCCCGGTTTTTCACGTGGGCGAGTTCGTGAGCGATCACGCCGTCGAGCTCCTCGCGGTTCAGCGTCCGCATGAGTCCCACCGTCACCGCAACGGCGGCGTTCTTCTGGTTTCGACCCGTGGCGAACGCGTTGGGAACTTGCGAGTCGATCACGGCGACTTTCGGCTTCGGAAGGTCGGCCTGCTGGGAGAGGCGCTCGACCGAGGCGTGGAGCTGTGGATACTCCTCGGCCGAGACCGTTTTCGCACCCATACTCTTGAGGGTGAGCGTGTCGCTGAAGTAGTACTGTACGAGCGAGAAACTCGCGAAGAGCACGATGAAAAGCGACGGTCCGCCGCCGACGTAGGCGGTGATCACGCTCGCGAAGACGATGTAGAGGACGAACAACAGGAACATCGTGACGAACATCCGGAACCGTAGTCCCCAGTCCGGCTTCCAGTCCATGGTCGACTAGAGGCGGCCCGACGAGTTAAGTGCCACCGGCGTGCTCTACGCGAAACCGGGGCCTGTGAGTCGATCACTCGAGCGCGCCGGACCCCCTCGTTTCGCATGGAAACCGGGCGACTGAAACACGTCTGACACGACCTGTCTCGCGATCGTCTGACGGCCGTCAGACCTGCGGGGGAGCGTTCCACTCGAGAGGAAGGTCCAGCCGGTGTGGCTCGTCCTCGCATGGACGTTCGAAACACCGGAAGCCTGCCGAAACCACTCAACGGAGGCTGATTGAACGGAGTGTGGTCCAGCACTGCTCCAGAACGTGCCTGAATAATCGTTCGGAAACCAACCCCTCGATTTCGTGTGGAGTTCTCACGTGGTGAAATCGAACGCGGGAGCCGGGAAACGACGAACGCACCGCTTAACTCGGTCTGCCTCAAAGTGGGGGGCATGACCGATACGCGTGCGTTTTGCCCCCGCTGTGGGGCACCGGTGCCCGACCGGTCCGAGAGCGACGCGTCCGATCCGCTCAGGCCGGGGGCGGAGGTCGATCTCTGTGATGCCTGTTACTTCGACGACTTCGAGTTCGTCGACGCTCCGGACCGGATCGACGTGCGCGTCTGCTCGCAGTGTGGGGCGGTCCACCGCGGCCGACGGTGGGTCGACGTCGGGGCGAAAGACTACACCGACGTCGCCATCGATGAAGTGAGCGAGGCGCTCGCGGTCCACGTCGACGTCGAGGACGTCGCCTGGCAGGTCGAACCCGAGGAGGTCGACCAGAACACGATCCGGATGCACTGTTACTTCACCGGGGTCGTGCGGGGAACGCCGGTCGAAGAGCAGGTGACGGTTCCCGTCAAGATCTCCCGGCAGACCTGTACCCGGTGTGGCCGAATCGCCGGCGACTACTACGCGAGCATCGTCCAGATTCGCGCCGAGGATCGGACGCCCTCGAGCGAGGAACTCGAGCGAGCGAAAGAGATCGCAGAGCGCATCGTCGCCGACATGGAAGCGACGGGCGATCGCAACGCGTTCATCACCGAAACGAACGAGACACCCGACGGGCTGAACATGCGGGTCTCGACCAACAAGATCGGGAAAAAGATCGCGAACAAGATGGTCGAGGAGTTCGGCGGCACCGTCACCGACGCGGAGACGCTCGTGACCGAAGACTCCGACGGCAACGAGGTCTACCGCGTCACGTTCGCCGTCCGCCTGCCGCCGTACGTGCCCGGCGACGTCATCGAGTTGAAAGACGACGGCGACGGACCCGTCCTCGTCCGCAGCGCCCACGGCAACCTCAAGGGGACGCGGCTGACGACCGGCGAACGCTACGAGGCGAGCTACGAGGAGGGAAACTCGCCCGACGCCCGACGACTCGGCGACGTCGACGACGCCGTCGAGACGACCGTCGTCACCGTCGAGGACGAGAACGCCGTCCAGGTGCTCGATCCCGAGACGTACCAGGCGAAGACGATCGCCCGTCCCGACTACTTTGCCCCCGACGCCGAGACGGTTCCCGTCCTCAAGAGCCGCGCCGGACTCCACATCCTCCCCGACAACGGCACCGGCAATGGGTGACGACGACGCCGACCCGAGACGATCTGACTCCGACTCGAGGCGGCCCGGCGCCGACTCGAGCGTCGATTCGACCGTCGAACCGGGCAACGATCCGGAACCGCTCGCCGTCGTCGTCGACAAACCCCGTTCCGAGGCCGCCATCGAGTCTTTGCGCGCCGAGTGCGTCTACGACGACTCGAGGCGCGTTCGCGAGTACGACGTCGACACCGTGGCGTTGCCGGTGACCGACCCACCGGCAGAGACGCGGGTTCGCGAAGTGATCCGGCAGGTCGATCCCGAATCCCGGAACCGGGGCCTCGAGGGCCGCCTCGCCGACCGCGGCTGGAGCGACGCCGACCTCGAGTCGGCGCCGAAGTCCTGGGCCGTGATCGGCGACGTGATCGTCGTCCGCGTTCCCGAGGGCTGTCCCGACGAGGGCGAGCTGGGCGAGACGCTGCTCGAGGTCCAGGGGGCCGAGTCGGTGCTGGCGGACGAGGGAGTCGCGAACGACGGCACGGCGGGAACCCACCGCGAGCCGAGGCGACGGCTGCTCGCGGGCCGGCGGGACACCGAGACGATCCACACCGAGCACGGGACGCGCTACGCGCTCGATCCGGCGCGGGTGCTGTTCTCGCCGGGTAACCAGGCCGAACGGGCGCGCATGGGCGAGGTCGTCGAGCCGGACGAGCGCGTCTTCGACATGTTCGCCGGCATCGGTTACTTCACCCTGCCGATGGCTCGTGCCGGCGCGACTGTGACGGCGACCGAAGTGAACCCCGCCTCGTTTCGCTACTTACTCGAGAACGCGGTGCTCAACGACGTCGCCGACCGCGTCGACGCCTACCGTGCCGACTGTCGCGACCTCGCCGGCGAGGTTGAGGCCGACCGCGTCGTCATGGGCTACTACGGCAGCGCCGACGGGATCGACGCCGAGGGTCACGGAACGCGCCGCGAGGAGGCTCAGGAGTTCCTTCCGGACGCCCTCTCGTCGCTCGTTTCCGGAGGAATCCTCCACTACCACGAGGCCACGCCCGACTCGCGACTGTGGGAGCGGCCGCTCGAGCGCCTCGAGTCCGCGGTCGACGAGGCAGAGCGAACGTTCGAGGTGCTCGAGACGCGCCGGGTGAAAAGTCATAGCGCCGGCGTTTCCCACGTCGTCGTCGACGTGCAGGTCGAGTGATGGTAACTGGTGGGTCGTGAGATTCATGCATCAGGAGCGCAATGCGTTCCGTATGAGCAAGATGAACAAGGCCATCGCGCTGCTGTTCGCCATCCTGATGGCGACCTCGATCGTCGCCATGCCGGCGATGTATCTCTTCTAAGCGGTCGATACACCGGTTGAAGGTGGGCTCTGGCGTCACCGTCGGTCGTTTCGGTCACCGTCGGCTGGCTGCTCGAGGCTCGAGCCGTTCGCGTAGATCGCACAGAGCAACAGCGCGGCGATGACGACGTCGAGGCCGTGCTCGACGAGGTGGTGGAGCCCCATCGGAACGATTCCCAGGACGGTCCCGGTCCCGACGATCGTCCTGACGACGAGGGCGCCGAGTGCCAGCGTGATCAGCAGGTAGGTCGTCGATCGCCGCCGGTAGTAGGCACTCACTCCCAGCAGAAAGAGGACAGTCGTCCCGGTTCCGGCCAGCAGGAGGACGCCGTGGAGGAACGGCGAGTGGCGTACCTCGTCCCAGCACAGCATCGAGAGCGCGAGCGTTACATCTGGAGTCATGGTCGAATCACTGGCTCGTGGACCGCGGTGTGTCGTCGTTCTAGGGCACCAGAACGGTCGGTGAAACCGGCACCGAACGGCGACTGTGACGGACGATCGGAATATTAGTCAGCAGACGTGTATAACCCCTCCAGCCATTCCCAGATTCTGGTAACCAGAGATACCCCCATTGTCACGTCGTGGCTGGTTTTCTGTAAGGAGTCTACTGGCGAGGCACCAGAACATGAGTGACGTACGACACAATATCAGGATGCGAGTTAGTACCGATCCGGGAATTCACTTCAACGCGCTGGTCCGGGAGCTCGATCTGGCTGCCGGACAGACGCAGTATCACGTCCGGCGGCTGTTGCGCTCGGGCGAGATCGTCTCCGAGGAGCTCTACGGACGAACCCACTACTACCCGACCGACTACGACGACTGGGACCGACGGGCGCTCGCACTGTTTCGCCGGGAGACCTGCCGCGACGTCCTCGTCTACCTCATCGAGTACGGCCCGGCCCGGCCGGACGAGGTGGCCGACGAACTCGAGATCGCCCGCAGCACGCTCGAGTGGCACCTCGGCCACCTCCTCGAGTGCGAGCTCGTCGAGAAGCAGTACGGCGAGCGAAATCGGGTGACGCTTCACCTCGCCAACCCCGAGCGAACCGGCAAGCTACTGGCGCGCGTCACGCCCTCGGTCGCCGACCGGCTCGTCGATCGCTTCACCCGCCTCGTCGACCAGCTCCTCGAGGACGCGGCGCCGGTCCAGAGCCGGTAGGCGCTCGAGGGGGTCCGGCTGAGACTGGCGTGACGAGCGCTCTCCCATCGAAACCGGGAGTCGAAACGTGACGGTTCTGAGGATCGCCGAGCACGGTTTCGTCGTGGCTCACGATCGAGTGCTCCAGTTGCGGTCGGACGCCGCACACCCGGTGATTCCCGAGCGAGGCGACGATCGGTCACGGGAGCGTCGTGGTCGTTACAGCTCCTCGTCTTCGAACAGCTTCGCTCGTTCTTCGTGTTCCATCTCCCGTTTTTTCAGCTCCGCCTCCGCATCGATCTTGCGTACCGAAATACGGTAGAGCAGGAGTACAGCCACTAACCCGAGCAGGAGGAGCCCGGCGAAGAACACGGCCCTAATCATCCGTCGCCTCCACGTCCTCCGGATCGAGGATGACCGGCGTCTCGCCGTCGATCACGTAGACCGTTCCCTCGTCGTAGGCCCGGATCTGCTCGAGTGCGAGGTTCTCTTCCGTGAGCGCCTCCTGCACTTCTCGGAGTGCGTCGGCCTCACCTTCGGCGCGAATCCGTTCGGCGTCCGCGTCACCTTCGGCACGGGTCCGTTCGGCATCGGCTTCCTGCTGGGCGATCTCTACCTCTTCGAGGGCCGATTCGAACGACGGGTCGAAGTGGATGTCTCGGACCTGGACGGATTCGATCTCGACGTACGACGGCGACTCCGATCGCAACTCTTCGGCGATGATATCGCCGAGCCGCTCACGACCGTCCCGCGAGTTCGCTTCGGTGGCGTTGAGCGCCGACGCCTCCCGCGCGACGGTATCGATCGTCTCGGGACGAAGCAACCGCTGTTCGTACTGATTGATGGTGTTCCACTCTCGATGGAACTCGTGTACTTCGTCTTCGACGACGGCGTACCGGACGGTGATGTCCGCACCGACGTGCTGTTGGTCGGCCGAGCGGAAGTCCACTGCGTCCTCTTCGTCGACGTCACCGTCGTGGATGTCACCGCTCATCGTGTACGTCTGCGGTCGAATCTCGATGTACTCGACCGAGTGATAGAACGGAATCAGTGGAAAGTGCCAGCCCGGGTCCAGAATGTCGCCGGTCACCGCACCCTGTGCTTTCATCACGCCACGTTCTCCCTCGTCCACGCTGGCCACCATGGCGAGGTAGCCGATCCCGCCGAGTAAGACCATGACGAGACCGATTACCGCCAGGATCTGTAACTGTCTCTCTGCTTTCATCACTCGTAGTTGTTTAGTACGAACATTTGGGTGTATCGATTCACTGCTAAAACATCAGTATTGAGTGTTGTTAACTAGCTTCTCATAGACTGAAGCGCCTCATAAAATACCATCTATCGTATAGCTTTGACAAAAAACTGGCCGATACGTGGTGCGCAGCGGTTCTCCTTCTCTAACCGTGAGAGCACAGCCAGTTTCGGAGTGTGTGCGCACGTGTGGCCGGCGACGTCCCACCGTCGAGAACGCTGCCCGTGGACCACCCGATCCGACTGACGATCGAGCTGTCGCTAGCCGTCCGTCTCCCAGACGTCCGCGAGCGGACTGTCTCTCGAGGACCGCCGGCGACGACGACGCCCGTAGCCCTGGCCGGAGCGCTCGAGGCCGCCGGAGTCGTCCGGGCCGCTCGAGGAGCCACCTGACGACCCAGTGAGCGCCGCCCGCGGCTCGAATTCGGGGAGGTCGGGTCGGGTCATCCGGTCGACGCCCGCGGCGAACCAGTCGGGCATGTCGGTTCGCGCGCGTTCGAAGCAGTCGAGCAGGCTCGAGTCTGCGAGGTAGGTCGCCCCGTGGTCGTCGGGGGCGCGGACGACGCGGCCGCAGGCCTGGATGACGGTCCGGAGGGCGGCGCGGTAGTACCAGGCCCACTGGCCCTCCGCGAGTCGGTGGGCGACGCGGGAGTCGCTCGTGTTGAGGAAGGGAGCCTTGCAGATGACCTGCCAGCGACAGAGGTCGCCTTTGAGGTCGAGCGCTTCCTCCATCTTCACCGAGAGGAAGACGTCCGGCTCGGGCGAGGCCTTCCAGGCCTCGAGGTCGGCGTCCCGGCTGTCGCGGTCGTGGGCCCGGACGCGCTCGCCGACGCCGAAGTCTGCGAGCAGCGAGGCGAGGCGTTCCTGAATGTCGTAGGAGTGGGCGTGGATCAGCCCCTTCTCGTCGGGGTGGCGTTGCATAATCTGAACGATCGTGCGGGCGATCTTCGGGAGGGTCTCCTCGCGGTGCTCGTAGGTCATCTTCCCCTGGGTGACGTCGTAGAACGGCCGGTTCTCGACGGGGAACGTGTGGTCGACGTCGACGAGCGCGACGGTCGACGGGTCAAGTCCGACGCCCCGGCAGAAGGCCTCCTTGTTGAGGATGGTTGCCGAGAGGAGGGCGAACTTGTTGCCCCGGTCCCAGATCGTGTGGTGGAGGTAGCGTTCGGGGTTCATCGGCTTGATCGTGAGCGGACCGCCCTCGTCGTCCTCGGTCCCGTCGTCGCTCCCTCGAGCGCCCGAGGGGTCGGCCTGATCGACCAGCCACGTCGTCGGACTCATCGGATCGCGGTAGTCTTTGACGAACCACTCGAGCTCGCCGATCAGCTCCTGGAGGCGGTCGCGTTCGCGCACGTCGGCCGGGGTGAGCGTCTCCTGGGCGAGCAGCTCGTCCTTGCGGCGGGCACAGACCTGGGCGAGGTTCTCGGCGTAGCGGGCAGCGCGTTCGACGCCGTCGACCGCGGGCACTCGCAGCTCGTCCCAGAACGGCACCGTGCGGGGGCCGAGCTGGATCGTCGCGTACATCTCGGCCCACTCGGCGAGGCCGTGGGCCTCGTCGATGACGACCACGTCTCGCTTGCGAAACACCTCACTGCCCGCCGTCTGCATGAAGTACGCGAGCGTCATCGCCGCGATCTCGCGGTTCGAGGCGATGGCTCGATCGGAGAAGTACGGACACCGATGCTGCACCGAACAGTCGTAGCCTCGCTCGCGAACGCAGGGGGCCTGGTTCACCGGCGTGTCGAGTTCGCCCGGCAGGATGCAGGTGTAGTTCGACTTCCCGCGGATGACGTTGAGGTCTGCCAGCAGGTCGTCGCCGGCGACGTCGTCGAGCTGGGAGACCTGTGGCGTCGTGTAGTAGGCGCCGCTGGCCTCGCTCGGCTCGGCCTCCTCGACGCGTCGGGCACAGCCCGCGACCGCCCGCGCGAGCAGGGACTTACCGCTGCCTGTCGGCGCACGAACCAGCACGACGTCGTTTCCCGCGAGGAAGGCGTCGCGGATGTCACGGAGGGCTCCTTCCTGGTTGCCGCGGTAACTCGGCGCGGGGAAGGCTTCGAATATCCGCTCGGGGTTCACTGATTACGTCACCGATCGGTCGAACCCTAAAGGCTACGAAGCGTCTCGGACGCTGATGGGTACGATCGGTGTCGAGCCGACACCGACTCCTCGGCCGCGTTACTCGCGACCTGTGGACTGAAACAGCGTCGAGAGCTGTTCCCATCGCTCCGTGAGCGTTTCGACCTCGGTCTGGATGGCCTGCTGGCGGTCCTCGAGACGGTCGACCGACGCCGACACGGAGTCTTCGACGGCGGCGACCTGCGTCGTGGTCTGGTCGTCGAGGCGCTCGAGTTCCTCGTCGATCGCCGTCAGCCGGCTCAGCTGCGCCGACTGGCACCGCTCGAGTGCCTCGACGGCCTCCCCGAGCGCATCGAGATCTGCGCGCAGCTCCTCGAGGAGCGTCGCGGCGTCGCCGTTGTCGTCGATGAACGCCTCCATCGCGTCGATGTACGACGACAGTTCGTGAAACCGAGACTGGAGGTGTGTAACCCGCGCCTCGAGGCTCGGTGGGGGCGCTGTACCGAAGAGTTCCCGAAGCTGCTGTCGCTGCTCGTCGCTCACCTGCTCGCGCTCGAGTTCGTCGATGAGCCGTTCGGCGACGGTACGACGGGCTGTCGACTGGCTTTCTCCGTCGACGGTCGCGTCGTTCGAGGAGTCGACAGCCGACCGATCGCTCGCCTCGCTCGAGTCGGCGTCGGTCAGCAGCTCGGTAAGCGTCACCTCGTCTTCGGGACCGGTGAGCTCGCCGAAGTCGTCGAGAAACTCGATGTACTCCGGATCGTCGAGCAGTTCGTGGACGTCGAGCGCATCGGTCCGTCGCTTGACGTCACCGAACGCCGTCCGCGACGAGCCGGAGCGCTCGTGATCGGCCGCCAGCGCCGATCGCTGCGCCGCGGTCAGCCGGGACGCGATGCGGTCGTCGTCGGTCACCGTGACGTGATCGACGATCGGAAGTTCCTCGAGCGCGGTTCGGACGACTGCGACGTCGTGTTCGGTCGCGACCGGAATCGAGACGGATCGATCGGCCAGCGAGGACCGGCTATCGTGATCCGACAGGACCACGAGGTACTCGGCCAGTTCGCGCACCACGGCAGCTCGATCGCTCGGCGACGACGCCGTCGCGAACCGAATCGTCACCCTGTAGACGTCGAACCCGGAGTCGAGACGCGGTCGATCGCGGCCCGACGACGTCTGCGCCCCACCGTCGCCAGTCGCCGACTTCCGACAATCGGCGGTCGTCCCTCCGTCGGTCATCGTCGGTGCCGTCGATGGCTTGTTGTCGACGCGGTTACTCGGCCCCACATTCGATTCCCCCCCTGGTTCGTATCCCCGAGCGATTCGCGCGCGAATCGCCCGTTTCGGGACTCCCCTACCCGGTACTTCATATTGCAGTACACCTCACCACAACTGACTTTATAATTGTTTGGAGTGATTGGTTAGTGTGGGATACTTTTCATATCGGCGCGTAAGGTTAGCTTTTTCACGCACACTGGTCCGCGCCGAGGTTCGGAAATCTCCGGTAGCAGGT
This portion of the Natronobeatus ordinarius genome encodes:
- a CDS encoding winged helix-turn-helix transcriptional regulator produces the protein MSDVRHNIRMRVSTDPGIHFNALVRELDLAAGQTQYHVRRLLRSGEIVSEELYGRTHYYPTDYDDWDRRALALFRRETCRDVLVYLIEYGPARPDEVADELEIARSTLEWHLGHLLECELVEKQYGERNRVTLHLANPERTGKLLARVTPSVADRLVDRFTRLVDQLLEDAAPVQSR
- a CDS encoding prohibitin family protein; its protein translation is MKAERQLQILAVIGLVMVLLGGIGYLAMVASVDEGERGVMKAQGAVTGDILDPGWHFPLIPFYHSVEYIEIRPQTYTMSGDIHDGDVDEEDAVDFRSADQQHVGADITVRYAVVEDEVHEFHREWNTINQYEQRLLRPETIDTVAREASALNATEANSRDGRERLGDIIAEELRSESPSYVEIESVQVRDIHFDPSFESALEEVEIAQQEADAERTRAEGDADAERIRAEGEADALREVQEALTEENLALEQIRAYDEGTVYVIDGETPVILDPEDVEATDD
- a CDS encoding helicase C-terminal domain-containing protein gives rise to the protein MNPERIFEAFPAPSYRGNQEGALRDIRDAFLAGNDVVLVRAPTGSGKSLLARAVAGCARRVEEAEPSEASGAYYTTPQVSQLDDVAGDDLLADLNVIRGKSNYTCILPGELDTPVNQAPCVRERGYDCSVQHRCPYFSDRAIASNREIAAMTLAYFMQTAGSEVFRKRDVVVIDEAHGLAEWAEMYATIQLGPRTVPFWDELRVPAVDGVERAARYAENLAQVCARRKDELLAQETLTPADVRERDRLQELIGELEWFVKDYRDPMSPTTWLVDQADPSGARGSDDGTEDDEGGPLTIKPMNPERYLHHTIWDRGNKFALLSATILNKEAFCRGVGLDPSTVALVDVDHTFPVENRPFYDVTQGKMTYEHREETLPKIARTIVQIMQRHPDEKGLIHAHSYDIQERLASLLADFGVGERVRAHDRDSRDADLEAWKASPEPDVFLSVKMEEALDLKGDLCRWQVICKAPFLNTSDSRVAHRLAEGQWAWYYRAALRTVIQACGRVVRAPDDHGATYLADSSLLDCFERARTDMPDWFAAGVDRMTRPDLPEFEPRAALTGSSGGSSSGPDDSGGLERSGQGYGRRRRRRSSRDSPLADVWETDG